TATATCTCTTAATCATCTAAATCACATGCGACGGATCTTCCTCTTCAGACAAATCTTCATCAAAATTGTAATTTTTTGCCTTTTATCTTGTCTTTTGATTTGTCCTTTATCTTCTGCTTTGTTCTTTCCTTTGTCAGTTGGTTTGGAGATTGGTTAATTCACCTTCTTCCGCTCAGGTTCATCCTCATCTACATTTTCTACATAAAGATCATCATCTCATGACCTATGTCATTGTCACTATCAATAAGTACATCAGGCTCATAGTCCTCATCATCTGAATCACTATCCATTTCTGCATCCTCTGTTTCCATGTGATTTGTGAAATTGCTTTGCATTGCACTCCTTCTTAGTCTTGTGATGCATGCATTCTCTTCCTCAATGTGCTCACTAGGCATTTGCTGAATAACCTGTAGTACAACGGGCTCCGGTTCAGTTTTGATGTTCCTCAGGTGCCTCAATGTTAGCAAATGTGGATGACCTTCTACTAAAGATAAACTAGCTAGTTCCTATCCACTTCTGGATACACAATCTGTATAGGTACATGTGCCACTTGCTCTGCTTCTCTTTGCTCTGCTTGTATGTACATCACTAGCTTAGATGGGCTCATCACTGTAGGAAGGGTTGCTCTTGGATTAAGAACAACATCATACACATTAAGGTGGGCATGGAAGCTATCATCATGATCCAAGTACAATTTGAATGATTGGTGTCCAAATGACAGGAAATGCATCATAGTATCTATATCTTCCTCGCTCCTAATTTCCCTCAGGCTGTTCCTGCCAATTGTAAATATAGGCACACAACGGTATACATTGACCCTGCTTGCCATCTCCCATCCAATCTCCTCAACAATGTTATGTACCATAATCTAAGACCAGGTGATGTTATATAGGTAATCATAAGAATCAACTCTGCCATTAACATAAGAATGGTTGTTGCCTTCACCAAGAAAATAATCACCATGGTTGAATTGCATAGAGAACTCATTGTTGCGAGGTCTTGTTGACGAACACATGCATCATAATTGAAGCAAACATCATTTCCTCAAACCACCATAAACTCTAACCCCCAATCCTGCAAACCCTGCATATAAGCGAAGCCAAATGTGCGTTGTCAGTGAGCCCGAGAGGGCTTTTTTTGCAAAATATCAAAGCCTCCCATGCGCTTTTGCATACGTGGCGGGCAACAGAGGGTCATACCGGGCTCATAGGCGACATTTACATGCGCGTCAAATCGTACATAATGACCGTACCGGGCGTATTTTGAAGTGCAGTGATAGTGTGCATCGAGGATAAATTCATTGAGCGCGGTTGTATTTATCTCCTCACTTCCTCACAGAGGTGACACCGAACGGCACCCCCGTATGTTGATGATCAGTTCCCCGTGTGGTCGATGAACCGGAGGAGGACGAAGGAGGAGGCCACGTGGGCTCTAAGATCTCACCGTCGGCGAGGCTCAACactggagggctgcagtggtggcaaCCTCCACCATGTGAAGCAATGGTGATCACGACAGTCTTGCTTGGTCGTTTGAGTATTTATTTCATTGCAAGAGCTATGGCAAGGAGGTGATTGTTCTCTCGGTTGGATTAAATTCATTTTCTCTTCGGCCTCTTCTGTTGTTATGTTAAACAGAGTTCCTGGTAAAAAAAGTGCTTGCATACGTGGTGTTAGGCAGGGGGGATCCGTTATCTCCATTACTTTTCGTTGTTGCTCCCATCACTTTCCTGGACATGAGTTTCCGGTGGTTCAGTATGCGGACGACACGTTGTAGTACATGAAGCTTCGTTTTTTCAGCTGTGCGCTATAAAATATATTCTATTGGTATTTAGGAAGCCACAGGTTTGAAAGTAAACTTCAACAAATCATGTATGGTACCGATAAATGTGGACCCAAATCAAGCTAGGCTGTTGGCAGATCATTTTGGTTGCATTGTGGGGCCGCTGCCCTTCACTTATTTGGGTCTTCCCATGGGAAGCACCAAGTCGAGAATCAATGAGCTCTTAACCACTGGTTAGCACGTTGGAGAGGCGACTTGATGCTGCTTCAAAGTTTCTCAATTATGCTGGTCGACTGACCTACGTAAACTCTGTTCTTTCTACCCTACCAACATTCTTTATGTGCATGATCAAACTTCAAAAAACAGTTATTATTCATGTGGAACTTCATACATTTTTGGTGGAGCTGCGCATTGAGTCTCTGATGCCCAGCTAGATATTTGGCCGTTTAAGCGCACTCGATCGGGAAGTCTCTCTTCCGCGGGATACTACCAATTGATGTTTCCTGCCTTGAGGTTTGTCCATTGTATGATCTTATGTGGAAAAGCAAGTGCTAGCAGAAGGTATTCATGTGGCTTTTAACTGTCGATCGGCTTAACATGAGATATAGTATGATGGATCGACGACATTGGACGATCGAGTCTGGGGTAAATTGCGCTCTCTGCCAAATCAGAACCAGAGAGACTAGAGACCGCCTGTTCTTTAACTGCAGGTTCACTCAGCGATGCTGGAGAAGCATCAACATCCAATGGGGGTGGGGGTGGGTTCGGACATTATGGCTCTGCTTAAATCTGCAAAGGATGAGTTCAATGGCCCTTTGCTTCATGGGAATCATTTCTTCTGCCTTGTGGAACATTTGGAAACAGAGGAATGTATGTAAAATCCTTGTACTCGCTGTACTTAATGAAAATTATAACATAGGGGATTCCCCTACTGTTTGCCCATAAAAAAAATCACTTCATATTTTGTCGATGCTGGATACACCCCAAAGCTACAGAATTTAAACTGATATCAAAAGTACAGACTTCACGTACAGCATCACTGCTTCCTTTTCTGAAAATAGATTCagccccaaacaagttggggtaggctacagTTGAAACCCATAATAAATCAAAACCAagtcatggttctggcacatggataggtAAATAGATAAACGGTAAGCTAAAGGGTGATATCACATGAACATAACTGTAAGCATAAGTAACTTATACTGTCAAAGATAAACAGGATTTGAACAATTGCTATCAAAAGTACAGATTTCGCAAACAGCAGCACTGCTTCCTTTTATACTCTATTGGACAAAAAGGGTAATGGTACCCAGAACAGCTAGAGGACTAAACTAAAGGGACAATTACGCAAACTAGGACACCCCCTTGAACTAGAACATGCGACAATGATAGTACAGTAGAAACTGGAAATGACTCATGCACAATGCCCTTTCAGAAAATTGATTCACAACCAATTGGAGACAATAGAACATGAAAACACCTCCGGCCATCCAATATATTTACAGTCATTTTGCTGTAGTGATGTTGTCGGTCCAGAATTAATTTCGAGTTTACTTGCTCGATACAGCGGGAACGGCATCAAGTCAGTTTCTCAAGTTCTTAACAATGCATGTATGCGTTAAGCAATCAGCAGAACTTGGTGAACTTGCATTTTTTACTGAAGTACAGATTggagcataattcaaatttgagtcAGACAGTACAGCAAGTAGAAATATTTTGGCAAAGATAAAGCAGGATGTCCCAGCAAACCTAGAAAGGAAAGAAAATGTTGAATGATAGTATTATACAAGCAAAGTAACAATTTATAAAAGGAACATTAAGCAAATTTGTACCTTCACATggttctctctctctccactaagttgTGCAGGACTTCACATGTGCAGGTGGTGACTGGTGACACTGGAAAAAATGTTGGGATAACACAAACTAGTTCTAGCTCTCACCAACTGATTACACAACAGATATATGTGACTGGAACACAAATACCTCGACAATGAAATAGATTGCAGAGCAGAGAACATACAGAGAAGCAGTGGAATAAAAACCCAAACCTACAGAACGGAACTATGTAACTCATATAACTGATTTTTCAGCCTCCATTGTTTCTGTCCTAAAAAATCAGAATATTGTTCCAACAGCAGTGAGCATGACAGACCATATGGTGTGCACCAGAACCTAGCTTAACTCAATTGTGATGCCAAGAAAAAATTGATGAAGTTCTAAAGGAGTGCAGCTTCATAGTAGTAAATAATGTAGCCAGTACAAGATTCAGCCAAGGACCTGGTAGGCTGCTAAGTCCATCTCCCAGTCAAGCTGTAGAGTTTGAAACACAGATGCATATATTACACATGAGCAGTCCCAGTAGTCTCTACTCTCAAAGCATAAATAACAATATGCAGCAATGGAATATGCACAACATCTTCTGCGGTCTGAGACTCTCTATCTAAGAATGATCAACATTGTAGCATCATTTATTTATAGTATGACAATAGCAATACGATAGCATTACAGCCAGCCAAAACAGAGTAGAACCAGGTTCAGGACTGCATTACGGCCATTTCCATTTCCCCAATTTCCCAGTGCTTGGTTTAGGGTCCAGAGTACAGTTTTCATTACAATCACAATCTAATCCTGATAGTATCACGTAAAAAGATTCAACAAGTTAGCAAAATAACAGCCAAAGTGTGGCAGCAAAACAACGTAGAGTGAGCGAGACATGACACACAGAACCAACCAGAACAATAGCAATAGATAGCATTAGAACGGGATTCAGGACTGCATTACAACTTACCATAATCGCAATCTTAGCCTGGACTACAAGATTACACAAGATAGCAAGGCCGCAACGAAAGAGAGGCGGTAAGAAATAACTTAAGAGAGAACGCTGCTGCTTATTATCATTATTATCATCACGAGTTGAGGATTTCATCAGAGTACAACAAACTCATGCAACAAAGATTTGCAGCCAACGACAGTTTTAACCAACCATACACGATTAAGGCACAAGGATCCGCAGATGCTGCGAGCAAACAGGGTACAAACGCATGGCAATCGTGGTGGCGCCGGCGTCCCATCCCGGTGGCGGGGGCGGGATCCGGCGGCGCCTCTCCTGCTACTTCTTGGCGTCCTTGCCCTTGGCGTCCGTGGAGGTGCTCCCGGAGGCCTGCGCCGCCTTCTTGGCGTTCTTCTCCTCCAGCGCCTTCTTGTCCCTGCGGATCGGCGTCAGTCAGGCCAAGATTCGATCAATTCAGTCGACCGTGGCGCGGCGGATTGGATCCGATCGGGAAAGATAAGGGAAGGGGAAGGGGACGAACCTCTCGCGGCGCTGCTCCGGGGTGAGGCCGTCGCCGCCGTTCTTGGAGTTGGGCTTCCGCGCCGCGGCGCGCTCGCGGTCGCGCTCCCTCTGGCTGCCCCGTGCCCGCCCGCAGAGAAGAAAGTCAAGGAGGAAACAGATCGAGCATGACGAACAAGGAATATAGCAATAGCAAACAGTAATTCACAGATCCAAATTGTGATGGGAGATGGGGAGGATATGAGTCATCTTCTTGCTTGATTCCCTTCCGCCGGCGGCGACTCTCTTCTTGTTGGGGGTTCTTTCTCTCctctgtctctcccttcctcctgcTTGATTCCTTCCCTTCACGCGGATTGGGTTGTAGACCACCGCGGGAGAGATGGCAAGCGGCAGTAGCCGGGCCTGGGCCTGGCACGCTGCACCGAGGCAACAAACGTGGCCCAGCAGACACGAGCAAGCCCTCCCCGCTGAAGTATTTTTTGGACGAAATCACTAGTTATGGTTTAGGACATCTTCAGCGCCGCCCCTCAACCCATCTGCATCTGTCTGTGCCAAGTGACGAGGACGTATTTTATCATCCAACATGGGTATTCTATCGGTTCGCGGGCCGGTCAAAAGTCCGTTTGCCCATAAATAGGAGGCAAAGTTTGGGGGGCATTGCGAGACATGCCCGACCCACTTAAGTCCTCTCGGTTCACTTTTCTTTCACTCAgccactgcctgctccctccttctttGCATCCGCACCCTCCTCATCCGACATCGCCGATGTACCTCTTCGACTGCCACGCTGGCATTGTAGGATATCCACGGCCCCTAGCAACGCGCCTACCTGCCTTGGACTACGCCGTCGTCCACCCAGGATCCCTTCGCCGCCAAGTACCCTCCCCCGATCGACGACATCCATGATGGACACCATGCCCGAAGGTGTTTGGTCAAATGCCATTGAGCTCTTTTGTTGAACTTCTCGTCGTTTTCTAGAGTAATTTGGCGGCGTACTCGATGATGGAGAATGAGTTTCTATGCTATGTGTGGTTGGTCACATTTTTGAACTTGTAGGCAGGAACTCAAGGGGCTCACTCTTTTGGCAGCGCGTGCATGCTTCATTTCATGAGCAAAAGAATTTCGCACCCTGCGACATGCACATCATCCATGACCCTATAATTCACTGAGTGGAGACAATGTGGCCATTGGGCTCGTCAACCATAGAGATCGTAATATTTCCTTCATGTTGCTCTATATGTTGGCTAATTcattcattcactcaatgttgctATATATATTGTATAGCATGCTCGCGTTGCAGTGATGTGATGTACTACAGGACCAAGGGCAAGCCATTCACGCACATACAGTGTTGGATGAATCTCAAGGGGCAGTATGTGTGGGATGAGATGTGCCGGCCCTGACTCTAGTGTCGTTGAATTTGAAatcgaagaatttgaaaaacttgtTGAACATACAGTTATCTCAAATGTAATATTCACATTTGAACGATATTTGCATGTTATTTATGGATAAATTGTGTTAGTTTCTATAATTGTCGGATCAGCATGGCTTCCAAATCGAGCTTAAAAgacttcctctcgttttcctcccctaaCTCTAGGATGCTAGGGCAAACTCTCCCCTCCAGGCTTCACCGGCGAGAACGTGGATTCGCCTTCCCTCTGCCTGCCGCTCTGGCGGATGGTGacggggtgggggggggggatccCGGTTACTTCGCTCTgattagtagtttaggttaggcTTTTTTAGTCCACGCAAGCCCAATGTTCGGGTAGATGGTACCAGTTCTTCTTCGAGTCTGTCTTTCGGGCTTCGATCCTCCTCTAGTTTGTCTTTCTGGATGTAGTCAACGAAGCTCCGACATAGATTCATGTCGCCTCCTTAGGACTGTGAGGTTAGGGTTTCTTGTCATGTGGTGAGATTTGGTGTCAGGTGCTTCAGATCTATGCAAGGCTCCAGGGCGCTGGTCCTTACGGGCACATGTACGAAGACTTCCCGGACGATTCCGGTAGGGGAGCGGTGACAACGACACGTCGGTGACTCGTTTTGACGGCAGTAGTGGTTGTTCGGTGGTCTTAAAAGCTCAATGTAAATTTTATTATGTTTAAGATGCTTTGTACTCTcttcgatccatattacttgtcttagatttatctagatacggatgtatctaacgtgTCTAGGTACATGTGTATCTaagcaaatctaagacaagtaatatgaATTGATGGGAGTACCATCTTTATAATAGAATTGTTCCTTTTCAAAGAAAAAAACGCATGGCTTCCAATGGAAGGATCTTCTCCATCGAGCAACACGTGGATTCTTTTAGAGCATCTTCAATAACTTCCCAATGAATATCCCCCAATAAGTCCCTAATAACTACAACGCTCAGGAGATTTTCTAGACTTCTATCTAATATATAAAGCTACTTCATATCATTCTTTGGCTCAGAGACGAAATTGGCTTCATAGTTCTTGCTTGTAGCGCCATCTTCTTTCATGACAGATACCACGTTGTAGGAGAGCAGACCAAAAATCCCAGAATGGTGTATATACTGGTAAAATCATTGAGTCTTCTTGTTCCTCGAAACCTACGCCTGCATGCGGGGTGAGAAACAACAGACAAAACTCAAAAACAGAAAAAGGGTGGTGGGAATAGAGCATAGTTATGCATGCGTATGTTGAGATTATACCAAATGGGATCATGAGGCCTAGGCTCCACTTGAGCAAGTTGAGTGATCAGCCGATGAATTTGGATGTCTTTCCAGGACAATTGTGGGCAGTGGTGAATTTTGGAGGAAAATCAAGGGCAGGCTCAAAGTCAATGGCGTGAAGAAAAAGCCATCAAGTCTCAATTCTGTTGTTCAAAGAAGGCTAGAATTTGCCATAATACTACTAGGAACATGTACTATTAACTACTAATTTCCTTTTTTCATTGCTGGAGGGCAGGCTCAAGCCTATTAAAGCCTGCCCAGTTCATTCGCCACTGATTGTGGGTAAAGTTCTGCTATTTTCACCTCTATGAGCAAATCAAacaactcttctttcttcttcttgaaTTCCATTTCCAGCTCGCCTCGAGGCCTTGCACTAGATGTCGACTCGCGACACAACATGATCGATTCATATTAGTAATGGTTTCTAGACAGAATTGTATGTCTCACATTAGTATGGTTTCTAGACAGAATTGTATGTCATAGTATGAGATATATCGTCAGAAAAATATGTAAAAACAAACCCTGTCATACATAGTTTAGAGACAGTggcttttttttagagaaaaggcatcaTACCCGACTTAAAATTAATGAAGCCATCAACTGCCTAGGGGATACAATGGTGTTGCAAACATTGGTACAGACTTGAtacaagagagaagagaaggcggtTAGACCAAGATGCTGAGTAGAGAGAAGGTCACACACAACTGCCACTAAAGAAAATTACAGGATCAAGTCAAAGATGAACTCCAAGCCGCAGAGGATCAACATGAGAAGAGGCCGTAGAGACGCACCAGATGGAGGGTGATAGGGCCGCCACCGCAGGAATGAGCACCGTCGCAAGATTCAGGGCAGCAGGAGCCAAGGACGGAGAAGAGACCACCATCTCTCCTCACATGTTGCCGGGGGGGAGACCTCATCTTCGGTCGCCCCACAGGAgtgctggggaacgtagcagaaattcaaaattttctacgcatcaccaagatcaatctatagagtaatctagcaacgaggggaaggagagtgcatctacatacccttgtagatcgctaagcggaagcgttcaagtgaacggggttgatggagtcgtactcgtcgtgatccaaatcaccgatgatcctagtgccgaacggacggcaccttcgtgttcaacacacgtacagcccggtgacgtctcctacgccttgatccagcaaggggagaaggagaggttggggaagactccatccagcagcagcacgacggcgtggtggtggtggaggagcgtggtactccagcagggcttcgccaagcaccgcaagagacgaggagggagaggggtagggctgcgccaagaaggagattgaatcgtgtctctggcagcccaaaacctcaagtatatatagggggaggggaggggctgcgcacccacctaggtttccacccctaggggtggcggccagccatagatcccatctaggggggcggccaaggggggtgagaggggggcgcaccactaggtgggccttaggcccatctgagcctagggtttgcccccttccactctcccttgcgccttgggccttggtgggggggcgcaccagcccacctggggctggttccctcccacacttggcccatgcagccctccggggctggtggccccacttggtggaccaccgggaccctcccggtggttccagtacattaccgataaaacccgaaacttttccggcgaccaaaacaggacttcccatatataaatctttacctccggaccattccggaactcctcgtgatgtccgggatctcattcgggactccgaacaacattcggtaaccacgtatatctattccctataaccctagcgtcatcgaaccttaagtgtgtagaccttacgggttcgggaaccatgcagacatggccgagacaactctccggtcaataacaaacatcgggatctggatacccatgttggctcccacatgctccacgatgatctcatcggatgaaccacgatgtcaaggacttaatcaatcccgtatacaattccctttgtctatcggtacgatacttgcctgacattcgatcgtcggtatcctgataccttgttcaatctcgttaccggcaagtctctttactcgttccgtaacacatcatcccgtgatcaactccttgatcacattgtgcacattatgatgatgtcctaccgagtgggcccagagatacctctccgtttacacggagtgacaaatcccagtctcgattcgtgccaacccaacaaacactttcggagatacctgtagtgtacctttatagccacccagttaccttgtgacgtttggcacacccaaagcactcctacggtatccgggagt
The sequence above is a segment of the Triticum dicoccoides isolate Atlit2015 ecotype Zavitan chromosome 1A, WEW_v2.0, whole genome shotgun sequence genome. Coding sequences within it:
- the LOC119294110 gene encoding uncharacterized protein LOC119294110 — protein: MTRGSQRERDRERAAARKPNSKNGGDGLTPEQRRERDKKALEEKNAKKAAQASGSTSTDAKGKDAKK